One segment of Gemmatimonadota bacterium DNA contains the following:
- a CDS encoding DUF6036 family nucleotidyltransferase, giving the protein MSKTKWCAKLDYAKTIADPLRRRLYVCALVAAALPQAKELPYVIVGGNALEFYTLGAYATVDVDLVSARRTEIGNLLESWGFDQTGRHWHHVELDIAIEIPDDVLAGSEDKVTQVEIEDLTVYIIGVEDLIIDRLGAYVHWDSTDDGNWAQELLALYQQDIDWIYLKTRAQTEGVIEALIAFKNQVEEDRD; this is encoded by the coding sequence ATGTCAAAAACAAAATGGTGTGCAAAACTCGATTATGCGAAAACAATTGCCGATCCATTGCGCCGTCGGCTCTATGTTTGCGCGCTTGTGGCCGCAGCATTGCCGCAAGCGAAAGAGTTGCCTTATGTCATCGTTGGTGGCAATGCCCTGGAGTTCTATACACTTGGTGCTTATGCCACTGTGGATGTCGATCTCGTGAGTGCAAGGCGAACCGAGATTGGCAATTTGTTGGAAAGCTGGGGGTTTGACCAGACAGGCAGGCATTGGCATCACGTAGAGTTGGATATTGCGATTGAGATTCCCGATGATGTCCTCGCGGGATCTGAAGATAAGGTGACACAGGTCGAGATTGAGGATTTGACTGTCTATATCATCGGTGTGGAAGATCTCATCATTGATCGGCTGGGTGCTTATGTCCATTGGGATTCAACCGATGATGGAAATTGGGCGCAGGAACTCCTGGCTCTATACCAACAAGATATTGATTGGATATATCTCAAAACCCGTGCGCAAACAGAAGGCGTGATAGAGGCATTGATTGCGTTTAAAAATCAGGTAGAGGAGGACAGAGATTGA
- a CDS encoding metallophosphoesterase, which translates to MKIAHISDFHLRHYLEGDDVRCGPDLITEAARHIAAHAPDLVAVTGDLVDYPLDALDDPDTVALGEKDLFLVRECFDSLSCPVAYVYGNHDHPASFRRVFSDQLSDFDVEGFRVVTFFDEEGDHYVPRRVGEDRARFQSVLSDGDPRPQIHLQHYLIFPEHNGGYPYNYGDATELKGALLADSRRKLVLSGHYHKGEDLMSEGHVFFATARAFCDPPHPFRVYEIADADITQAEYTL; encoded by the coding sequence ATGAAAATTGCACATATTTCCGATTTCCATCTTCGCCACTATCTCGAGGGCGATGATGTCAGGTGCGGGCCTGATCTCATAACCGAAGCCGCACGTCATATTGCCGCGCATGCTCCCGATCTGGTCGCTGTGACGGGTGATCTGGTCGATTATCCGCTCGATGCATTAGACGATCCCGATACGGTTGCGCTGGGAGAGAAAGATCTTTTTCTCGTGCGCGAATGTTTTGACAGTCTTTCCTGTCCCGTTGCGTATGTGTATGGCAATCACGATCATCCCGCGTCTTTTCGCCGCGTTTTTTCCGATCAGCTCTCTGATTTTGATGTGGAGGGTTTTCGCGTGGTCACTTTTTTTGATGAGGAGGGGGATCACTATGTGCCGCGGCGCGTTGGAGAGGATCGCGCGCGGTTTCAATCTGTGTTGTCAGATGGCGATCCGCGGCCGCAGATTCACTTGCAACACTATTTGATTTTTCCCGAGCATAACGGAGGGTATCCATATAATTATGGCGATGCGACGGAGTTGAAAGGTGCACTGCTCGCGGATTCGCGCCGCAAGCTCGTGCTTAGCGGGCATTATCACAAGGGGGAGGATCTTATGTCGGAAGGTCACGTTTTTTTTGCGACGGCGCGCGCTTTTTGCGATCCTCCCCATCCCTTTCGCGTGTACGAGATTGCTGATGCGGATATTACACAGGCTGAGTACACCCTGTGA
- a CDS encoding peroxiredoxin — MLDVGDIAPDFLVKDHTGSEVKLSDYRGKTVVLWFYPRASTGGUTAEGVGFQERIRDYADRNVQILGVSTDSVEANAKFAKTQEFEYPLLCDTEREICLSYGACQSASDRAAKRMTYLIAPDGTIAQIHTNVDARKHPEALLPTI; from the coding sequence ATGCTCGATGTTGGCGATATCGCGCCTGATTTTCTGGTCAAAGACCACACAGGCAGTGAAGTAAAACTCAGTGATTATCGCGGAAAAACCGTCGTACTCTGGTTTTATCCCAGAGCAAGCACGGGTGGCTGAACGGCTGAAGGTGTGGGATTCCAGGAGCGAATCCGTGACTATGCAGATAGAAATGTGCAAATTCTGGGCGTGAGCACAGACAGTGTAGAAGCCAATGCCAAATTTGCAAAAACACAGGAATTTGAATATCCCTTATTGTGCGACACAGAACGCGAAATCTGTCTCTCTTACGGGGCTTGTCAATCGGCATCGGACCGCGCTGCCAAACGCATGACATACCTCATTGCACCCGACGGGACAATCGCACAAATCCATACCAATGTGGATGCGCGAAAACATCCCGAAGCATTATTGCCCACAATATAG